From Halotia branconii CENA392, the proteins below share one genomic window:
- a CDS encoding glycoside hydrolase family 10 protein, translated as MTTQFWKKSRKINVTLTNLLHLVFSKITGFCQPSFFMDQSWWLSRKRLLQSLCLISFVAVLLLHTSAPIVAQLPPQPRQEIRGVWLSGNDFSVFRNRSKVQAAMSQLRQLNFNTVYPVVWNDGYTHYPSAIMQKMGIPFFFKGIDGQDVIADIISQARSQGLLAIPWFEFGFMVPLTSELASQHPDWLTQKQDGTQTSISAAGEVAWLNPFHPEVQKLITELVMEVITRYNADGIQLDDHTSLPVDFGYDKYTINLYTQETGNPPPPNPQAQAWKKWRADKITAFMVDLYQTVKAQKPNAIFSISPVDSDYAYKVQMQDWLNWVRLGIVDELVMQVYRNDLDSFIGQITRPEILETQKIIPTGIGILAGLRNRPVSLSQIQPQVQAAQQRGLGIGFFYYESLWDIAPEEVAQRQSAFAALFKKPALRDISQNTPRQPTFDTISLPLYPKPSLGKRVRGYFLEVAVANGQPKRILLDTGSAGLRVPKEFLGNAPIRRTGQNIKEVLSDGTILEGELVYTNVRFGLLPATEPVPIQVVTSRQCTPQKPKCSAKSGVPFSGIIGVNYFEKSLPYNPLRKLPGNLSNGFIVTVNGGNNKNGSLILGLTAENQAGFKTASWSQQSEISGVPGNRWDSRLSKVCLTIAGSAAKNSCNSRMIVDTATINGLAEFKTAATAGKLKPGVLSSANAVKIAINGVFDYNLTPGTREGFNRWSLSVSPQAELPIFVNSGIAFFDKYDVLFDPVNGKQGFRSL; from the coding sequence ATGACAACTCAGTTTTGGAAAAAAAGCAGAAAAATTAATGTAACTCTAACTAACTTGCTACACCTAGTGTTTAGTAAAATCACAGGTTTTTGCCAGCCATCATTTTTTATGGATCAAAGTTGGTGGCTTTCAAGGAAACGTCTACTGCAATCATTGTGTCTTATATCATTTGTTGCGGTATTGCTACTCCATACTTCTGCCCCTATCGTTGCCCAACTACCCCCGCAACCTCGTCAGGAAATTCGGGGGGTGTGGCTGAGTGGTAACGATTTTAGTGTTTTTAGAAATCGCTCAAAAGTGCAAGCGGCCATGAGCCAACTGCGACAGCTAAACTTTAACACTGTTTATCCTGTCGTCTGGAACGATGGCTATACACATTACCCCAGCGCCATCATGCAAAAAATGGGTATTCCCTTTTTTTTCAAGGGAATAGATGGACAAGATGTAATTGCAGACATTATCAGTCAAGCCCGTAGCCAAGGACTACTAGCAATACCTTGGTTTGAATTTGGTTTCATGGTTCCTCTAACTTCGGAACTTGCATCCCAGCATCCAGATTGGCTGACACAAAAGCAGGACGGTACTCAGACTTCAATTAGTGCTGCGGGTGAAGTGGCGTGGTTGAATCCGTTTCACCCTGAAGTACAAAAGTTGATCACCGAACTCGTGATGGAAGTCATTACTCGATACAATGCTGATGGCATTCAATTGGACGACCATACGAGTTTACCCGTAGATTTTGGTTACGATAAGTATACAATTAATCTATATACTCAAGAAACTGGCAATCCTCCCCCACCTAATCCCCAAGCCCAAGCATGGAAAAAATGGCGGGCTGATAAAATTACTGCATTCATGGTAGATCTCTACCAAACCGTGAAAGCTCAAAAACCGAACGCTATCTTTTCAATTTCTCCTGTTGATTCTGACTACGCCTATAAAGTGCAAATGCAAGACTGGCTCAACTGGGTAAGGTTGGGTATTGTTGATGAGTTAGTCATGCAGGTGTACCGAAATGATTTGGACAGTTTTATCGGTCAAATCACCCGCCCAGAAATTTTAGAAACCCAAAAAATCATCCCAACTGGTATCGGTATTTTAGCGGGGTTACGAAATCGCCCAGTTTCTCTATCACAAATCCAACCCCAAGTGCAAGCAGCGCAACAACGGGGTTTAGGTATCGGCTTTTTCTACTACGAAAGCCTTTGGGATATCGCACCCGAAGAAGTAGCACAACGACAATCAGCATTTGCGGCTCTTTTTAAAAAACCAGCGTTGCGCGATATTTCTCAAAATACACCCCGCCAGCCAACTTTTGATACCATATCCCTACCTTTATATCCAAAACCTTCTTTAGGTAAACGTGTTCGCGGCTATTTTTTGGAAGTAGCAGTAGCAAATGGTCAACCAAAGCGGATTTTATTAGATACAGGGTCAGCAGGGTTGCGAGTTCCTAAGGAGTTTTTAGGTAATGCTCCTATCCGCAGAACAGGACAAAACATCAAGGAGGTATTAAGTGATGGTACTATTCTAGAAGGGGAATTAGTTTATACTAATGTCCGATTTGGTTTGCTTCCCGCCACAGAACCAGTGCCGATACAGGTTGTTACTAGTCGCCAATGTACTCCCCAAAAACCTAAGTGTTCAGCAAAAAGTGGTGTGCCATTTTCTGGCATTATTGGTGTCAACTATTTTGAAAAATCCCTTCCTTACAATCCGTTGAGAAAATTACCGGGTAATCTGAGTAACGGATTTATCGTGACTGTAAATGGTGGTAATAATAAAAATGGTAGTCTCATTCTTGGTTTAACTGCTGAAAATCAAGCAGGTTTCAAAACGGCTTCTTGGAGTCAACAAAGCGAAATTAGTGGTGTACCCGGTAACAGATGGGACTCTCGACTGAGCAAAGTTTGTTTAACTATTGCTGGGAGTGCTGCGAAAAATTCTTGTAATAGCAGAATGATCGTTGATACTGCAACCATTAATGGTTTAGCTGAATTTAAGACAGCAGCTACAGCAGGTAAACTCAAACCAGGAGTATTAAGTTCAGCAAATGCTGTGAAGATAGCAATTAATGGCGTTTTTGATTATAATTTGACCCCAGGAACACGCGAAGGATTTAATCGCTGGAGTTTGAGTGTTTCACCACAGGCAGAACTTCCTATATTTGTCAATTCTGGCATCGCATTTTTTGATAAATATGATGTACTTTTTGACCCAGTCAATGGTAAGCAGGGTTTTCGTAGTCTTTAA
- a CDS encoding hybrid sensor histidine kinase/response regulator, with translation MSIIEQAQEKFSLLDKIPLGAFVLQSDYIVLFWNCCLEEWTKISKNKILGTSIYEYFPHLNQSRYSSRLSQIFQGGPPTIFSSQLHKYVIPVPLFQNKYRIQHTTVTAVPALDEDGFYALFSIEDLTDLTFRVHEYKNLRDQALAIAQERQHAKEVAEKANSIKDEFLAIVSHELRSPLNPILGWAKLLKNRSLNEATTLRAIETIERNATLQAQLIEDLLDISRILQGKLALNLETVNLALIIEAALETVQLAAEAKLIQINLHLDTRVGQVKGDKNRLQQIVWNLLSNAIKFTPSGGEISVDLIEIDSQVQLKITDTGKGISPEFLPYVFEYFRQADSSTTRSFGGLGLGLAIVRQLVELHGGTVRAQSPGEGQGATFTVCVPVLQQNLELERENSNLSDSYPFCMLYAPLKGIEVLVVDDDIDTREFLCFLLEQQGASVNIAASANEALAAIAQSKPDILLSDLGMPEVDGYTLIKKLRAMPASEGGQIPAIALTAYAAETTQKQVFTAGFQMHIAKPADPSKLVTAIATLMKI, from the coding sequence ATGAGTATAATTGAACAGGCTCAGGAAAAATTTAGTCTTTTAGATAAAATTCCTTTAGGAGCTTTTGTTCTACAGTCTGATTATATTGTTTTATTCTGGAACTGCTGCTTAGAAGAATGGACAAAAATTTCCAAAAATAAAATTTTGGGAACTTCCATTTATGAGTACTTTCCTCATCTGAATCAATCACGTTATTCTAGTCGTTTGTCTCAAATTTTCCAAGGTGGACCTCCCACAATTTTTTCTTCCCAACTGCATAAATATGTCATTCCTGTACCTTTGTTCCAAAATAAATATCGCATTCAACATACAACTGTAACTGCTGTACCTGCACTGGATGAAGATGGGTTTTATGCTTTATTTTCAATTGAAGATTTAACAGATTTAACATTCCGAGTTCATGAATATAAAAACTTACGAGATCAGGCTTTAGCAATAGCTCAAGAACGTCAACATGCAAAAGAAGTTGCAGAAAAAGCAAACAGCATTAAAGATGAATTTTTGGCAATTGTTTCTCATGAACTTCGTTCTCCTCTCAATCCGATTTTGGGTTGGGCAAAACTATTGAAAAACCGTTCATTAAATGAAGCAACTACTCTGCGCGCCATTGAGACTATTGAACGAAATGCCACACTCCAGGCTCAGTTAATAGAAGATTTGTTGGATATCTCTCGGATTCTCCAAGGTAAACTAGCGCTGAATTTAGAAACTGTTAATCTTGCTTTGATTATTGAAGCTGCTTTAGAGACAGTACAATTGGCAGCAGAAGCAAAGTTAATTCAAATTAATCTGCATTTAGATACAAGAGTTGGTCAGGTAAAAGGTGATAAAAACCGTCTGCAACAAATTGTTTGGAATTTGCTCTCGAACGCCATTAAATTCACACCATCCGGCGGAGAAATATCAGTAGATTTAATAGAGATTGATTCTCAGGTACAACTGAAAATTACTGATACGGGTAAAGGTATTAGTCCTGAATTTCTACCTTATGTATTCGAGTATTTCCGTCAAGCTGATAGTAGTACAACCCGAAGTTTTGGTGGATTGGGATTGGGCTTAGCGATTGTACGCCAACTTGTCGAGTTACATGGCGGTACAGTTCGGGCGCAAAGTCCTGGAGAAGGACAAGGTGCGACATTCACGGTTTGTGTACCAGTGCTACAACAAAATCTGGAATTAGAAAGAGAAAATAGCAATTTATCTGACTCTTATCCATTTTGTATGCTTTATGCTCCACTTAAGGGGATAGAGGTGTTAGTTGTGGATGATGATATTGATACTCGTGAGTTTTTGTGTTTTTTATTGGAACAGCAGGGAGCAAGCGTAAACATCGCTGCATCGGCGAATGAAGCACTCGCGGCAATTGCCCAGTCAAAACCAGATATATTATTGAGCGATTTAGGGATGCCAGAAGTTGATGGCTACACTTTGATTAAAAAATTACGGGCAATGCCTGCTAGTGAAGGTGGACAAATTCCGGCGATCGCTTTGACTGCTTATGCTGCCGAAACAACACAAAAACAAGTGTTCACAGCCGGATTTCAAATGCACATAGCAAAACCGGCCGATCCTTCAAAACTGGTAACTGCGATCGCTACACTGATGAAAATCTAA
- a CDS encoding L,D-transpeptidase, with protein sequence MQSWIRCSGTFCTGVALMMATLTSWSLPTTADPSSFIARSASVNDKSITISDTRLASLPRRIEIDLSEQRLRAWEGKRLVYSFRISTGKRSTPTPRGKFLINSKYRTNRMRGRGYDIPDVPYAMYFHRGYAIHGAYWHNRFGVPVSHGCVNLPVKQARQLYNWSSVGTLVVVHR encoded by the coding sequence ATGCAAAGTTGGATACGTTGCTCAGGAACTTTCTGCACAGGTGTAGCGTTAATGATGGCGACTCTAACTTCTTGGTCGCTACCAACTACAGCTGACCCCAGTTCTTTTATAGCTAGAAGTGCATCAGTTAATGACAAAAGCATTACTATATCCGATACTCGGCTAGCATCTTTACCTCGCCGGATTGAAATAGACTTGTCTGAGCAGCGCTTACGTGCATGGGAAGGAAAAAGATTAGTATATTCATTCCGAATTTCCACAGGAAAGCGCTCGACTCCTACACCCAGAGGAAAGTTTTTGATTAATTCTAAATATCGCACTAACAGAATGCGGGGCAGAGGTTACGACATTCCCGATGTTCCTTATGCAATGTATTTTCATAGAGGCTATGCTATTCATGGCGCGTACTGGCATAACCGATTTGGGGTTCCAGTTAGTCATGGTTGCGTGAATTTGCCAGTTAAACAAGCCCGCCAACTATACAACTGGTCTTCTGTGGGAACTTTAGTAGTAGTGCATCGGTAA
- the modB gene encoding molybdate ABC transporter permease subunit, with amino-acid sequence MEFDLSPLWISLKTASVATIFAFFAGIAAAGWMKEYKGKARGVLDGIFTLPLVLPPTVVGFLLLLLFGINSPVGNFLMQIGITVIFSWLATVIASTVVAFPLMYKTVLSSFEQVDSDLSNCARTLGTSEWKIFWLIVLPLAWPGVIAGTILAFARALGEFGATLMLAGSIPGRTQTMPIAIFFAAEAGNMRKALIWVLVMVAISLAVIVAINYWDQSQRLSKNREPKGVNLIKSLSNFVIFAQFADIKLADTQTSSRQRNRILEHQVNGCSKELIVNLEKNFQSFQLNVNFTADKNTLGLLGASGSGKSMTLRCIAGLEKPNQGCIVLNGRVLFDSQRKVNVPSRQRRIGFLFQNYALFPHMTVAQNIGFGLQELPKNERRSRVQQYINMMQLQSLENRYPHQISGGQQQRVALARALVIEPEALLLDEPLSALDTYLRNQIEKLLRKVLSSYEGITLFVTHKLEEAYRVSNNILVLSQGEVVANDSKENIFERPSNLVVAKITECKNISRTQAVDSQQVKALDWNCNLKVVEPILNSLKYVGIRAHHLTFCDEPNQENTFPCWVADISETQHRVTVYLKLHYLPGDSEDYDLQVEVYKEKWTNLKDSPFPWYIHLDPLRLILMES; translated from the coding sequence ATGGAATTTGACTTATCTCCTTTATGGATTTCTCTGAAAACTGCCTCAGTCGCTACAATCTTCGCCTTTTTTGCGGGAATTGCCGCAGCAGGTTGGATGAAAGAATACAAAGGCAAAGCCAGAGGAGTCCTTGACGGGATCTTCACTCTTCCTTTAGTTCTACCGCCAACAGTAGTGGGTTTTTTGCTGCTATTGTTGTTTGGAATTAATAGTCCGGTGGGAAATTTTTTGATGCAAATAGGAATTACTGTTATCTTTTCTTGGCTGGCCACTGTTATTGCATCAACAGTAGTTGCCTTTCCTTTAATGTATAAAACCGTATTAAGCTCTTTTGAACAAGTCGATAGTGATTTGAGTAATTGCGCTCGCACTCTAGGGACTTCTGAGTGGAAAATTTTTTGGTTAATTGTTTTACCATTAGCTTGGCCAGGAGTTATAGCGGGAACAATTTTAGCTTTTGCCAGAGCTTTGGGAGAATTTGGTGCTACCTTAATGCTAGCTGGCAGTATACCAGGCAGAACGCAAACAATGCCGATCGCGATTTTTTTCGCTGCGGAAGCCGGTAATATGCGGAAAGCTTTAATTTGGGTATTGGTAATGGTGGCAATTTCTCTAGCTGTGATTGTTGCTATTAACTATTGGGATCAATCGCAACGTCTTTCTAAAAATAGAGAACCAAAAGGTGTCAATTTGATTAAAAGTCTGAGCAACTTCGTCATTTTCGCTCAGTTTGCAGACATCAAGCTTGCTGATACCCAGACTTCATCAAGACAAAGAAATAGAATTTTGGAACATCAAGTTAATGGGTGTAGCAAAGAACTTATAGTTAATCTCGAAAAGAATTTTCAAAGTTTTCAATTAAACGTTAACTTTACCGCAGATAAAAACACTTTAGGATTATTAGGTGCTTCTGGTTCTGGTAAAAGTATGACCTTGCGTTGTATCGCCGGATTGGAAAAGCCAAATCAGGGATGTATTGTTTTGAATGGACGAGTTTTGTTTGACTCCCAACGAAAAGTTAATGTTCCTAGCCGTCAGCGCCGCATTGGTTTTTTGTTTCAAAACTATGCGCTTTTTCCTCACATGACTGTGGCGCAGAATATTGGTTTTGGTCTACAAGAACTACCAAAAAACGAACGGCGATCGCGGGTGCAACAATATATTAATATGATGCAATTGCAAAGTTTAGAAAACCGTTACCCCCATCAAATATCCGGTGGACAGCAGCAACGAGTCGCCCTCGCTAGAGCTTTGGTAATTGAACCAGAAGCATTATTACTAGATGAACCACTTTCAGCACTTGATACTTACCTACGTAACCAAATTGAAAAATTGCTGAGAAAAGTTCTTTCCTCCTATGAAGGTATAACTTTATTTGTGACACATAAACTAGAAGAAGCTTATCGTGTTAGTAACAATATTTTAGTGCTGTCACAAGGAGAAGTGGTTGCCAACGATTCTAAAGAAAACATTTTTGAGCGACCATCAAACTTAGTCGTCGCTAAAATCACAGAATGTAAAAATATTTCTCGCACCCAAGCTGTTGATTCTCAACAAGTCAAAGCTTTAGATTGGAATTGTAATTTAAAAGTGGTAGAACCTATCCTTAATTCCTTAAAATATGTGGGAATACGCGCCCATCACCTCACCTTTTGTGACGAACCAAATCAGGAAAATACTTTTCCTTGTTGGGTTGCTGATATAAGTGAAACCCAGCATCGAGTGACTGTATATCTTAAACTACATTACCTTCCCGGTGACTCTGAAGATTACGATTTACAAGTGGAAGTTTATAAAGAAAAATGGACTAATCTCAAAGATAGCCCCTTCCCTTGGTACATTCATTTAGATCCGCTACGTTTGATTTTGATGGAAAGTTAA
- a CDS encoding TOBE domain-containing protein yields the protein MQISARNALKGTVKKIQVGSVNDEVVIEIASGVEVTAIITKSSVENMQLSEGKEVYAVVKSSDVMVAID from the coding sequence ATGCAAATTAGCGCTCGTAACGCTCTCAAAGGTACTGTCAAAAAGATTCAAGTTGGCTCTGTCAATGATGAGGTAGTCATAGAAATTGCATCTGGAGTAGAGGTAACTGCAATTATTACCAAGTCATCAGTAGAGAATATGCAACTGAGTGAAGGCAAAGAAGTATACGCTGTGGTCAAATCATCAGATGTAATGGTTGCCATCGACTAA
- a CDS encoding response regulator, whose product MALVLIIDDAAFSRRMIRKFLQVDGYEILEATNGREGLEMVYKHKPNCVLVDLLMPEMNGFEFLKSLQEKDLKIPTIIISADIQEGARNQSYQLGAVNFINKPPKEQELREAVQQVLNTKE is encoded by the coding sequence ATGGCATTGGTTTTGATTATTGATGATGCAGCCTTTTCTCGCAGAATGATTCGTAAATTTCTGCAAGTCGATGGTTATGAAATTCTAGAAGCTACTAATGGACGTGAGGGATTAGAAATGGTTTACAAACACAAACCAAATTGTGTATTAGTAGATCTTCTCATGCCAGAAATGAATGGGTTTGAATTTCTTAAATCTCTTCAAGAAAAAGACTTAAAAATTCCTACAATTATCATCTCAGCCGATATTCAAGAAGGGGCACGCAATCAAAGTTATCAGTTAGGGGCAGTCAACTTTATTAATAAGCCGCCAAAAGAACAAGAATTACGAGAGGCAGTCCAGCAAGTTCTTAATACCAAGGAATAA
- a CDS encoding IS1/IS1595 family N-terminal zinc-binding domain-containing protein → MQCPRCHSTQTFKNGRRQDRQCYKCKKCGRQFLEFYQPWCYSNDVKQICMKMHLNGMSLREIERVTDIHHTTILHWLRKAREGLDSISNK, encoded by the coding sequence ATGCAATGTCCTCGTTGCCATTCAACTCAAACTTTCAAGAATGGTCGTCGTCAAGACAGGCAATGCTACAAGTGTAAGAAATGTGGCCGTCAGTTTCTCGAATTTTACCAACCCTGGTGTTATTCAAACGATGTCAAGCAGATATGTATGAAGATGCATCTCAATGGTATGAGTCTGCGAGAAATTGAGCGAGTGACAGATATTCATCACACTACAATTTTGCACTGGCTCCGTAAAGCTAGAGAGGGACTAGATAGTATTTCCAATAAGTAA
- a CDS encoding chemotaxis protein CheC: MNVTAEQLDALQELINIGVGRAASLLNEMVDSHIHLKIPFVKALTAEDAYQELATRFHDDTLASVKLGFTGSFYGTAGLIFPTDSASTLVAVLTGEEPGSADLDAVKIGTLSEIGNIVINGVMGSLSNVLKQHINYTLPVYLEDTIKNLLLSAHESQSKILLAQARFTIEQLEIIGDIILIFQVGTFDALINAINGEMGVIW; the protein is encoded by the coding sequence ATGAATGTAACAGCAGAACAACTGGATGCCTTACAAGAGTTAATTAATATTGGAGTTGGTCGAGCAGCAAGTTTATTAAATGAGATGGTAGACTCTCATATTCATCTGAAGATTCCGTTTGTGAAAGCGTTAACTGCTGAAGATGCTTATCAAGAATTAGCAACACGTTTTCATGATGATACTTTGGCATCTGTAAAACTAGGTTTTACAGGCTCTTTCTATGGTACTGCTGGCTTAATTTTTCCAACTGATAGCGCCTCAACCCTGGTTGCAGTGCTTACAGGCGAAGAGCCTGGCTCGGCTGATTTAGATGCAGTAAAAATTGGAACATTAAGCGAGATAGGTAACATTGTGATTAATGGAGTGATGGGTTCGCTCAGTAATGTGTTAAAGCAGCATATCAACTATACACTGCCTGTTTATCTAGAAGATACAATTAAAAATTTATTGTTATCTGCACATGAAAGCCAGTCAAAAATTTTACTAGCACAAGCCAGATTCACAATTGAACAACTAGAAATTATTGGAGATATTATTTTAATTTTTCAGGTAGGCACATTTGATGCACTCATCAATGCGATTAACGGTGAAATGGGAGTAATATGGTAG
- a CDS encoding glutaredoxin family protein, with translation MRLILYSKPGCHLCEGLQEKLEQIQNLNFELEVRDITTREDWLQAYQYEVPVLYLSNRQDAKSAKSEDLIEMPLPRPSPRASVQQLEQMLSKYL, from the coding sequence ATGCGATTGATTTTATATAGTAAACCAGGATGTCATTTGTGTGAAGGTTTACAAGAAAAGCTAGAACAAATCCAAAATCTTAATTTTGAGCTTGAAGTTCGAGATATTACGACTCGTGAAGACTGGTTGCAAGCGTATCAGTATGAAGTGCCAGTACTTTATCTATCGAACCGCCAAGATGCCAAGAGCGCCAAGTCAGAAGATTTGATTGAAATGCCTTTGCCACGTCCTTCTCCGCGTGCTAGTGTGCAGCAATTAGAGCAAATGCTGAGCAAGTATTTATAA
- a CDS encoding adenosine deaminase yields the protein MALYAELHRHLGGSVVPRVLWRYFERHSSELISSFADYPAFEDFYTRSRNTLDEYLELHTLVESVQTVETLPYFIYRLLRGAYIFENLAYLELRYTPYLRTPDHLSQSERIDQMAEIVEVVGKASHLPEYPIVTSQILCMHTRLPLEVNRAIIDLAAQNKQYVCGIDVAGGDRYYAERLDEWISLYDYARSLGVNTTGHLYETTAGCYPQLLPYLMRIGHGIQIPLLYPELLPDVAKRGQCLEVCPTTYLKTGTLEDIRQLKLVFDRCFDAGVDIAICTDNAGLHNVRLPFEYENLLTYDIISFGQLQACQNAAFRHAFAWPYSQPPASLLSGLLKPEAPKVLAVN from the coding sequence ATGGCTTTATATGCTGAATTACATCGACACCTAGGCGGTTCGGTTGTGCCGCGTGTATTATGGCGATATTTCGAGAGACACTCATCTGAGTTGATTTCTAGTTTTGCAGACTATCCAGCATTTGAAGATTTTTATACACGATCGCGCAATACTCTCGATGAATATCTAGAATTACATACCTTAGTAGAAAGTGTACAAACTGTAGAGACGTTGCCTTACTTTATCTATCGTTTGCTACGGGGTGCTTATATTTTTGAAAATTTGGCTTATCTGGAACTGCGCTACACTCCTTATTTACGGACACCTGATCATCTCAGTCAGTCTGAACGCATTGATCAGATGGCAGAAATTGTAGAAGTTGTCGGAAAAGCTAGTCATCTGCCAGAATATCCTATTGTCACTAGCCAAATTCTCTGTATGCACACCCGCTTACCATTAGAGGTAAATCGGGCAATTATTGATTTGGCAGCCCAAAATAAACAGTATGTCTGTGGGATAGATGTCGCGGGAGGCGATCGCTATTATGCTGAACGTTTAGACGAATGGATCAGCTTGTATGATTATGCGCGATCGCTAGGTGTTAATACTACGGGACATCTTTATGAAACTACGGCTGGTTGCTACCCGCAATTGTTACCTTATCTGATGCGAATCGGTCACGGCATCCAAATTCCTCTGTTATATCCAGAGTTATTGCCAGATGTGGCAAAACGCGGCCAATGTTTAGAAGTCTGTCCGACAACTTACCTCAAAACAGGCACTTTAGAAGATATCCGTCAACTTAAGTTAGTGTTTGACCGTTGTTTTGATGCTGGGGTAGATATCGCTATTTGCACCGATAACGCTGGTTTGCACAATGTACGTTTACCTTTTGAGTACGAAAATCTCTTGACTTACGACATTATTAGTTTTGGACAGTTGCAAGCTTGTCAAAACGCAGCTTTCCGTCATGCTTTTGCTTGGCCTTATAGTCAACCTCCTGCATCCCTTTTAAGTGGGTTGCTGAAACCTGAAGCACCTAAAGTTTTGGCAGTCAATTAG
- the modA gene encoding molybdate ABC transporter substrate-binding protein: protein MKRRRFFALITWISISFLAVVGCSQLTSNTPANQATQSPNTQSQAAQLTVSAAASMQDAMKAVGQAYQQEHSNTKITYNFGSSGTLAQQIQQGAPADIFISANEKFMDELDKKDLLLPGTRKDLLKNDVVLIVPNKANAPNISDFQQLTSSNIKRFSIGDPESVPAGRYAKEVLTNAKIYDRLKSKTVFAKDVRQVLSYVELGNVDAGIVYATDAKISDKVKVVATAPENTHKPIVYPVGAIKRTQNPEAAKEFIQFLKSDRATDAFKKYGFQIAN from the coding sequence ATGAAGAGAAGACGTTTTTTTGCCTTAATTACTTGGATATCTATTTCATTTTTAGCAGTTGTTGGTTGCAGTCAACTTACATCAAATACTCCTGCCAATCAAGCTACACAGTCGCCAAATACACAGTCACAAGCTGCACAGTTAACGGTATCAGCTGCTGCCAGTATGCAAGATGCGATGAAAGCAGTCGGACAAGCTTATCAACAAGAACACTCAAACACTAAAATTACCTATAATTTTGGTAGTTCAGGTACTTTGGCTCAACAGATTCAACAGGGCGCACCAGCGGATATTTTCATATCAGCGAACGAGAAATTTATGGATGAGTTAGATAAAAAAGACCTTTTACTTCCAGGAACTCGCAAAGACCTGTTAAAAAATGATGTTGTCTTGATTGTACCCAACAAAGCTAATGCTCCCAATATCTCTGACTTTCAACAGTTGACAAGTTCAAACATTAAAAGGTTTTCCATTGGAGATCCAGAAAGCGTACCTGCTGGACGATATGCCAAAGAAGTTTTGACGAATGCGAAAATTTACGATCGCCTCAAATCAAAGACTGTCTTTGCTAAAGACGTGCGTCAAGTCTTATCTTACGTAGAGTTGGGTAACGTTGATGCAGGTATTGTCTACGCTACAGATGCCAAAATTTCAGACAAAGTTAAAGTTGTAGCTACTGCACCAGAAAATACTCACAAACCAATTGTTTACCCAGTGGGAGCAATCAAACGTACTCAAAATCCAGAGGCGGCTAAGGAGTTTATTCAATTTTTAAAGAGCGATCGCGCTACAGATGCCTTTAAAAAATATGGCTTTCAAATCGCTAACTAA